One stretch of Halapricum desulfuricans DNA includes these proteins:
- a CDS encoding DUF998 domain-containing protein, whose amino-acid sequence MDTGRLGRDRTDPPLDRLGRVAGTASVAVVFVGVATAIALSPSFAFGANALSDLGNPGHSAGTPATALAFNGGLIVGGVLGTAFALALALASGGALARLGAMLFGVATVLLAAIGVFPQGHALHFPVASGFYVLFSASTLAFGVGRLHAGRRGSGAVSIGAGIGNLAVWLLWIGRGAIDRPGLAIPEIAGALFVALWVLVHARQSPPIDRRTNANRTRDR is encoded by the coding sequence ATGGATACCGGACGGCTCGGGCGTGATCGCACTGACCCCCCGCTGGACCGCCTCGGGCGCGTGGCCGGAACGGCCTCGGTCGCCGTCGTGTTCGTCGGAGTCGCGACTGCGATCGCGCTCTCGCCGTCGTTCGCGTTCGGGGCGAACGCCCTCTCGGATCTCGGGAATCCGGGCCACTCGGCCGGCACGCCGGCGACTGCGCTGGCGTTCAACGGCGGGCTGATCGTCGGCGGGGTGCTGGGAACGGCGTTCGCCCTCGCGCTCGCACTCGCGTCCGGGGGCGCGCTCGCTCGACTCGGAGCGATGCTGTTCGGCGTCGCCACTGTCCTGCTTGCGGCCATCGGCGTCTTCCCGCAGGGACACGCGCTCCACTTCCCAGTCGCTTCGGGGTTTTACGTGCTGTTCTCCGCGTCGACGCTGGCGTTCGGCGTCGGCCGACTGCATGCCGGCCGCCGGGGCTCGGGGGCGGTCTCGATCGGGGCGGGAATCGGGAACCTCGCGGTCTGGCTACTCTGGATCGGACGAGGCGCGATCGACCGGCCGGGACTCGCGATCCCCGAGATCGCCGGCGCGCTGTTCGTCGCGCTGTGGGTGCTCGTCCACGCCCGACAGTCGCCGCCGATCGATCGACGGACGAACGCGAATCGCACCCGAGACAGATAG
- the psmA gene encoding archaeal proteasome endopeptidase complex subunit alpha encodes MQGSQQQQAYDRGITIFSPDGRLYQVEYAREAVKRGTASIGVRTPEGVVLAVDKRIRSPLMERSSVEKIHKADDHIGIASAGHVADARQLIDFARQQAQINQLRYDEPIGVETLTKAVTDHIQQYTQVGGARPFGVALIIAGVADGQPRLYETDPSGTPYEWKALAVGADRNDIREYLEAHYEDDMTLDDGVGLALSALASVSDDGLSPEGVGVATIAVEDERFRELDDDEKREHLEANGVLATEEDDEGEENDE; translated from the coding sequence ATGCAGGGAAGCCAACAACAGCAAGCGTACGATCGGGGGATCACCATCTTCTCGCCCGACGGACGCCTCTATCAGGTCGAGTACGCCCGGGAAGCAGTCAAGCGCGGGACGGCGAGCATCGGCGTGCGAACGCCCGAGGGTGTCGTCCTGGCCGTCGACAAGCGGATCCGCTCGCCGCTGATGGAGCGTTCCTCCGTCGAGAAGATTCACAAGGCCGACGACCACATCGGGATCGCCAGCGCGGGCCACGTCGCCGACGCCCGCCAGCTCATCGACTTCGCGCGCCAGCAGGCCCAGATCAACCAGCTGCGCTACGACGAGCCGATCGGCGTCGAGACGCTGACGAAAGCCGTCACCGACCACATCCAGCAGTACACGCAGGTCGGCGGCGCGCGCCCGTTCGGCGTCGCGCTGATCATCGCTGGCGTCGCCGACGGACAGCCGCGACTCTACGAGACTGACCCCTCCGGCACGCCCTACGAGTGGAAAGCGCTTGCCGTCGGGGCCGACCGCAACGACATCCGGGAGTACCTCGAAGCACACTACGAGGACGACATGACCCTCGATGACGGCGTCGGACTGGCGCTGTCGGCGCTGGCGTCGGTCAGCGACGACGGGCTTTCGCCTGAAGGCGTCGGCGTCGCCACCATCGCCGTCGAGGACGAACGCTTCCGGGAACTCGACGACGACGAAAAGCGCGAACACCTCGAGGCGAACGGCGTTCTGGCGACCGAAGAGGACGACGAGGGCGAGGAGAACGACGAGTAG